The sequence GCGCAGGAATTATAATTTTGTTTTCACCTATATAAATTCCTGTAGACTGTCGGACCTCAGGATTTTTGTTCCTCCAAGGTTGGATAAAATGTGGGTATTGGACAGTCACCTTAACTTGGAGGATGGATGCATCTGTCATACCAACTGGGATTGATTTTGAATGGATGAACCCGGCAAAAAATAAAAAGAAAAGTACAAAAACGAAACGATACATTAGGTTTAGGAATTTCATTATTTTAATTTCCTGTTAGGTGGTATGATTTTTTTATTTCCAGATCTGCTTTTTCTGATTCTTCACGATCCAAAATCATTGGCAGTTGAATTCCGTAAAATTGAATCCGAATGGTTTTCTCTGTTGCACTTTGAAATAATTCTTTTAGATGCGTTAGGTTTTTTACCTTTGTTCCATTAACAAATTCCACAACCATATTCAAATAAAAATCAGAATTCGAATTGATTGGGTGAGGTAACTTTCGATACAAGACAACATCTTCAGATTGCCCATCAGACAAAGTAGTTGCGTCATAAAACCGATAAACTAGAAGACTTCCTCCTTGTGTTTGCCCGTTTTTACTCCAAGCTTCAAGTAAATCTCTGTTCACCGTCTGGAAAATATGACCACCAAACATTAGATAGTCGTAGTTGACTCCATATCTTGCTCTTTGGTTTTCCATTTGAATCATTTTTTTTGCAGGGAATTTTACATTAATCTTTTTTTTGTCTCTGATGAGATCGAATCGGATCTCATCCCCTGCAAACTTGTTATCGACAACTTCCAGAAAATCAATGGAGTTTGTTTCTAATAAGTTTCCATTTCTACCGATTTTACGCCCATCAATAGCAGTTAAGTAATCGCCTGGTTTTAAATATCCATCAGCAGAACCAGCCTTTAAAACCTTTGTGATAAAAACTCCTTCTTCTACACTGGGAATTCCATAGTATTTTCTGTGTGACTCGGAATAAGAGGGTTGTGTTTGGATCCCTAACTCAACATACCCATGGTAAATACCATCTTCAATGTCTTTCAAAAAATGTTGGATCACTGCTGTGGGAATGATATAACCAATATTTTCTCCTTTCGTGGAAGCCTGAAAGGCAACACCAACTACTTTTCCATCCTGGAGTGCAGGTCCCCCTGAGTTCCCCGGATTGATTGCTGCATCCACTTGTACAACCAAATGGCTGTCAATTTGTGAATGTGCATATGTTGATTGTTCAATACGCGATACAATCCCTCGACTAACAGAGATTTTACTTCCACCAATTGGATATCCAATGATATCAACAGGACTTGCGAGTTCAGGTAAACTTCCCAATTCTAAATAATTGCTATCTTCATAGAATTTTGGATCAGAAACTTCCAGCAAAGCTAAATCACAGTCATGGGCGATAAACAAAACTTTTAATTCATACCATTCCGTTTGGTTATTTCGTTGGGTTTCCATAAATTTGGCGTTAGAAACAACATGGGCATTGGTAAGGATACGGTTCTTTGAAATTAAAAAACCCGATCCTGTTGAAGCAGAAATTCCAGATGACATCCAAGGGGAAAAGGGGTCCTTCGCTTGGGAAAAAACTCGGATTTGGACTACAGATTTCTTAATTTCGTCAATGGATTGTCTGGGTTCTTCTGCAGAAAGAGGGTTAAGGAATAAACGAATAAAAAATAAAATAGTACTCGCAAAGAGGAACGGGGAGAGGAGAATTTTTTTCTGTTTTTGCATGAGTTTGTTTGAATCCACCATATTCGGAGCGACCGCCTTTTTTTCGCTGATTGCGGGCATTGTTTCATTTAGAAAGAATCCGCGGACAAGAATGAAAACAAGTTTTTCAATTCTTGCGGCTTTTTTCTGTATCGGAGATTTGACAATCCTTTGTGATACTTTGTTCTTAGAAAATCAAATCTTAAACCAACCCCATATCATCTCCACCTATTTAGTTTTCGAATCGTTTATCCTTCTATTCTTTGGATTACAATTTCCTACATTCTTCCGTAACTTTTC is a genomic window of Leptospira bourretii containing:
- a CDS encoding S1C family serine protease; this translates as MPAISEKKAVAPNMVDSNKLMQKQKKILLSPFLFASTILFFIRLFLNPLSAEEPRQSIDEIKKSVVQIRVFSQAKDPFSPWMSSGISASTGSGFLISKNRILTNAHVVSNAKFMETQRNNQTEWYELKVLFIAHDCDLALLEVSDPKFYEDSNYLELGSLPELASPVDIIGYPIGGSKISVSRGIVSRIEQSTYAHSQIDSHLVVQVDAAINPGNSGGPALQDGKVVGVAFQASTKGENIGYIIPTAVIQHFLKDIEDGIYHGYVELGIQTQPSYSESHRKYYGIPSVEEGVFITKVLKAGSADGYLKPGDYLTAIDGRKIGRNGNLLETNSIDFLEVVDNKFAGDEIRFDLIRDKKKINVKFPAKKMIQMENQRARYGVNYDYLMFGGHIFQTVNRDLLEAWSKNGQTQGGSLLVYRFYDATTLSDGQSEDVVLYRKLPHPINSNSDFYLNMVVEFVNGTKVKNLTHLKELFQSATEKTIRIQFYGIQLPMILDREESEKADLEIKKSYHLTGN